A single Saccharolobus shibatae B12 DNA region contains:
- a CDS encoding type II toxin-antitoxin system VapC family toxin translates to MRGKRAYIDTNIFIYVALKNPDFYNVCYKVLDMLISGEFKGLGSYLVLFELFGSLSKIDVKAAYEAVNSYLDLPITILETNRDTFSHAKEIAELSGVTYDALHAALVSQNGIEVVITEDVNDWSKIVKAWPKVKEKLNVKDLIVVSPTKGKLM, encoded by the coding sequence TTGAGAGGGAAACGGGCTTATATTGATACTAACATTTTCATTTATGTTGCTTTAAAGAACCCGGATTTTTACAATGTATGCTATAAAGTACTTGATATGTTAATCTCTGGTGAGTTTAAAGGCCTTGGCTCTTATCTTGTACTATTTGAGCTCTTTGGTAGTTTATCTAAAATTGACGTAAAAGCTGCATATGAAGCCGTCAACTCATACTTAGACCTTCCAATAACAATACTGGAAACGAACAGGGATACTTTCAGTCACGCTAAAGAGATAGCAGAACTTTCAGGAGTAACTTATGACGCGTTACATGCTGCTTTAGTAAGCCAGAACGGGATTGAGGTAGTTATTACTGAAGACGTGAATGACTGGAGTAAAATAGTGAAGGCTTGGCCTAAAGTAAAGGAAAAGCTTAACGTTAAAGACCTAATTGTAGTCTCTCCTACAAAGGGTAAATTAATGTGA
- the tmk gene encoding dTMP kinase, translating into MKGLLIAFEGIDGSGKSSQAVLLKDWIEMRRDVYLTEWNSSDWIHDIIKEAKKKNTLTHTTFSLIHATDFSDRYERFILPMLKSGFVVICDRYIYTAYARDVVRNVDFNWVKKLYSFAIKPNFTFYIRVTPEVALERIKKTKRKIKPQEAGIDILGELPLEEGFLKYQGMVVEIYDKIAKEESNFITIDGNRPLKDVQMDIRKILGEYIDNSL; encoded by the coding sequence ATGAAAGGTTTATTAATAGCTTTTGAGGGTATAGATGGCTCTGGTAAGTCTAGTCAAGCGGTATTACTCAAAGATTGGATTGAAATGAGAAGAGACGTTTACCTAACCGAGTGGAACTCATCTGACTGGATCCACGATATAATAAAAGAAGCTAAAAAGAAGAATACGCTCACACATACAACCTTTAGCCTTATTCATGCGACTGATTTTTCAGATAGGTATGAAAGGTTCATTTTGCCAATGCTTAAAAGTGGATTTGTTGTTATATGTGATCGCTACATATATACTGCCTACGCTAGAGATGTGGTTAGGAACGTGGACTTTAATTGGGTGAAGAAATTGTATTCCTTTGCGATAAAGCCTAATTTTACCTTTTACATAAGGGTCACACCAGAAGTCGCCTTGGAGAGAATTAAAAAAACTAAGAGGAAGATAAAGCCACAAGAAGCTGGAATTGATATATTGGGTGAGCTTCCATTGGAAGAGGGCTTTTTAAAATATCAAGGTATGGTTGTAGAGATTTACGATAAAATAGCTAAAGAGGAAAGCAATTTCATAACGATAGATGGAAATAGACCACTAAAGGACGTTCAGATGGACATAAGAAAGATTTTGGGTGAATACATTGATAATAGCCTTTGA
- a CDS encoding 3-methyl-2-oxobutanoate dehydrogenase subunit beta, with protein sequence MSSLVTPKRIPKFYRGNAACPGCPIPKELDVLLEVLGNKTVLVVPASCTTIIMGDTSGMPSTVPVIHSAFGAPAAIASGIVRALRTRGDKDVIVTVWAGDGSTGDIGFASLSGAAERNEDILYVCYDNEAYMNTGIQRSSLTPKGAWTTTTPEGKREFKKPLPFIIAEHKVPYVATASIAYIYDYEAKVRKAKQIRGFKYLHLLSPCPPGWRFDSKFTIDIAKLAVETGVWPLFEIENGEFRLTSVSKTLLDKKNRKPVTEYLKLQGRFKQLTEEEIKGIQEEIDEMWEEIKKLIKK encoded by the coding sequence GTGAGTAGCTTAGTTACACCTAAGAGGATACCCAAGTTCTATAGAGGTAATGCTGCCTGTCCGGGTTGCCCAATACCTAAAGAGTTAGATGTACTCCTAGAGGTTTTAGGAAATAAAACCGTTCTAGTCGTTCCAGCTTCATGTACTACAATAATAATGGGAGATACAAGTGGAATGCCTTCAACTGTCCCAGTGATACATAGCGCATTTGGTGCTCCCGCAGCTATAGCTTCCGGCATTGTTAGAGCTTTAAGGACTAGGGGAGATAAGGATGTAATAGTAACCGTATGGGCTGGTGATGGTTCTACTGGAGATATAGGATTTGCCTCATTAAGCGGTGCTGCAGAGAGAAATGAGGATATCCTTTACGTATGTTATGATAACGAAGCGTATATGAATACTGGAATTCAACGTTCAAGCCTGACGCCAAAAGGCGCATGGACAACTACAACTCCAGAAGGTAAGAGGGAATTTAAGAAGCCCTTACCATTCATAATTGCAGAACATAAAGTACCATATGTAGCTACTGCTTCAATTGCTTACATATACGATTATGAAGCCAAGGTGAGGAAAGCTAAGCAGATTCGTGGATTTAAATATTTACACTTATTATCCCCATGTCCGCCCGGATGGCGTTTCGACTCTAAATTTACTATCGACATTGCGAAACTTGCAGTTGAGACTGGAGTTTGGCCACTCTTTGAAATAGAAAATGGTGAATTTAGATTGACTAGTGTAAGTAAGACACTACTTGACAAGAAGAATAGAAAACCAGTAACGGAGTATTTAAAGTTACAAGGAAGATTTAAACAGCTCACTGAAGAAGAAATAAAGGGTATACAGGAGGAAATCGATGAGATGTGGGAGGAAATTAAAAAACTAATTAAGAAGTAA
- a CDS encoding ISH3 family transposase, translating into MITPCLPHQNNIQQIGYKLLSMLDFQGKKAENVEKTLVSACLWNDSIENKSSAYNVSPQTVRNYAEEQGVEVVEKLLEQVRKISLDTLKGEKEIDISIDWTTKTWYGKPVEGLGSSEKGNSWNYATATTKHDGKVLLLAFVTHVNGMTKDDIVKILVEQVVAMGFKIRLIALDAGFYTVDVLNFISQFNYIIGVPVGDVKVYEEFDGEYMTNSKRHRRDEQVKFRLIVYRREKIKRKKKVVYFARATNLDLPKKEVLRLYNKVRSPIETSYRNIKAFLPFTSSTKFVFRTLIFVLAMVFYSLYTIFKGVVRREEFRLLLILLFPGDLFNLENFLFKLINMLINVIDLFLGR; encoded by the coding sequence GTGATAACACCTTGTCTTCCCCACCAAAATAACATTCAACAAATAGGATATAAATTACTTTCCATGTTAGACTTCCAAGGAAAAAAGGCAGAGAACGTAGAAAAAACGCTAGTCTCCGCGTGTTTATGGAACGACTCCATAGAAAACAAGTCAAGCGCATACAACGTATCACCACAAACCGTGAGGAACTACGCGGAGGAGCAAGGTGTAGAAGTAGTTGAGAAACTCTTGGAACAAGTGAGGAAAATATCCTTGGATACGCTGAAGGGAGAAAAGGAAATAGACATTTCAATAGACTGGACCACCAAAACTTGGTACGGGAAACCGGTGGAAGGACTCGGAAGCTCGGAAAAGGGAAACTCGTGGAACTACGCAACAGCAACGACTAAACATGATGGGAAAGTACTCCTACTGGCTTTCGTCACACATGTGAACGGGATGACCAAGGATGATATCGTGAAGATCCTCGTGGAGCAAGTTGTTGCAATGGGATTCAAGATAAGGTTAATAGCTCTTGATGCGGGTTTCTACACAGTTGATGTGCTTAACTTCATTTCGCAGTTCAATTATATAATCGGAGTTCCCGTTGGGGACGTGAAAGTCTATGAGGAGTTTGATGGAGAGTACATGACAAATAGTAAGAGGCATAGGAGGGATGAACAGGTTAAGTTCAGGCTGATCGTGTATCGCAGGGAGAAAATCAAGAGGAAGAAGAAGGTTGTTTACTTCGCTAGGGCGACTAATCTTGACCTACCGAAGAAGGAGGTGTTGAGGTTGTACAATAAGGTAAGGAGTCCCATAGAGACCTCTTACAGGAACATCAAGGCTTTCCTTCCCTTCACCAGTTCCACTAAGTTCGTCTTCCGCACGTTGATCTTCGTGCTGGCCATGGTTTTCTACTCCTTGTACACCATATTTAAGGGTGTGGTGAGGAGGGAAGAGTTCAGATTATTGCTTATCCTTTTGTTTCCTGGTGATTTATTCAATCTGGAAAATTTTCTATTTAAACTAATAAATATGCTTATTAATGTAATAGATTTATTTTTAGGGAGGTGA
- a CDS encoding AbrB/MazE/SpoVT family DNA-binding domain-containing protein — MPETVVTRKYQITIPKEIREALGIKVGDRLIVRVEDGKIIIEPVRASDALKRLATIADKYLGGPKRIDAVKLVEESLERETGLY, encoded by the coding sequence ATGCCAGAAACTGTAGTCACTAGAAAATACCAGATCACGATACCTAAGGAGATAAGGGAAGCTCTGGGTATCAAAGTTGGAGATAGACTTATCGTTAGAGTTGAAGATGGTAAGATAATAATAGAACCAGTCAGGGCTTCAGACGCACTTAAGAGGCTAGCCACTATAGCTGATAAATACTTAGGAGGACCAAAGAGGATTGATGCGGTGAAGCTTGTTGAGGAGTCTCTTGAGAGGGAAACGGGCTTATATTGA
- a CDS encoding dTMP kinase produces the protein MNTLIIAFEGIEGSGKTSHLEATKKYLEKQGYGVITFGLQKSKLLGERITQVKRNIIFERRTLFLAYVTDLADQIENYVNPSIDSGFIALADGYTLTLTSWGLTRGLEKEWINDVLSIIPKPSVSLPLISTPDEIVRRIIKKRGYLDPLETGIDICIKEDTFEAYIDYINRFQEVLMSISPKENMIYTDKEFDEVQKEIVRRIVSITS, from the coding sequence GTGAATACATTGATAATAGCCTTTGAAGGAATTGAAGGATCTGGTAAAACATCTCATCTAGAGGCTACAAAAAAGTATTTGGAGAAACAAGGATACGGAGTAATTACATTTGGATTGCAGAAGTCAAAATTATTAGGAGAAAGAATAACACAAGTTAAGAGAAATATAATATTTGAGAGAAGGACACTATTTTTAGCCTATGTCACAGACTTGGCTGATCAAATTGAGAATTATGTCAACCCATCAATAGATTCTGGATTTATAGCTTTAGCTGACGGTTATACACTCACGTTAACTTCATGGGGTTTAACCAGAGGATTGGAGAAAGAATGGATAAATGATGTGCTCTCAATTATTCCAAAACCTTCAGTCTCCTTACCGCTAATATCAACTCCTGACGAAATAGTAAGAAGGATAATAAAGAAAAGGGGTTATCTAGATCCATTAGAAACTGGAATAGACATCTGTATAAAGGAGGACACATTTGAGGCTTACATAGATTACATTAATAGGTTTCAAGAAGTTTTAATGTCAATTTCCCCCAAGGAAAACATGATATACACCGACAAGGAATTCGACGAGGTACAAAAGGAGATAGTGAGGAGAATTGTCAGTATCACGAGTTGA
- the sixA gene encoding phosphohistidine phosphatase SixA produces the protein MITLILVRHGDAEPQVDGKEDKDRRLVKKGVKQMRRVANFLEELGFNIDRIISSPYLRAYQSAEVILEELYDNDSEKKVETLDDLTPDKEPSLFLEKLKDFADNSTILLVGHEPYLSNFVKAISGGNVEIKKGGVVIVDYDLKEGRGVLKTLLSQKVLKLI, from the coding sequence ATGATAACTTTAATCTTGGTGAGACACGGAGATGCTGAACCGCAAGTTGATGGTAAAGAGGATAAGGATAGAAGACTGGTGAAAAAGGGAGTAAAGCAAATGAGGAGAGTTGCGAATTTCTTGGAGGAATTGGGATTTAATATAGATCGAATAATTTCCAGCCCATACTTAAGAGCATATCAATCTGCTGAAGTTATATTAGAAGAACTATACGATAATGATAGTGAGAAAAAAGTAGAGACTTTGGATGACTTAACTCCAGATAAGGAACCCTCTCTATTTCTTGAAAAGCTTAAGGATTTCGCTGATAACTCAACTATTCTCCTCGTAGGCCATGAACCGTATCTGTCCAATTTCGTAAAGGCAATAAGCGGAGGTAACGTTGAGATTAAGAAAGGTGGAGTTGTAATTGTAGATTATGATCTGAAGGAAGGGAGAGGAGTTTTGAAAACTCTCCTCAGCCAGAAAGTTTTAAAGCTGATTTAG
- a CDS encoding Ppx/GppA phosphatase family protein, whose protein sequence is MISAVIDCGYNSFRMVIYQVFRNGTFRMIGSSKSYVRIGEGLKEGDIISEEKVAKAERAFMIFKRILNGVNVNEVKIVATSAFRYASNGNEVRHRLSKIIENEVRVISGEEEGRYAALGILNTLPISEGIFFELGGGSLEIAEVSSGNIIRVHQLPIGALKLVNLPEREIRKKVSDELSTTSIKKANIIVGSGGNVRALAKLDLKLSSFPIKSIHGYSLPSKQISKYASLLPSLDIDSRQSLPGISKERALTIHSASVIIDELVKYFTGSYIVVSLFGMREGVLTEGKSLDKMSWLEEISYSNAIDPPPIEIFKEVISEVDSKYSFYVASSALLSLIFKMVGYFNPFRACYRFIKESVLPGFTLNEALLVGLICEAAGGKVKKKQVKLLKEDITKKEILSFGNIVKSSIDKYIAGVRL, encoded by the coding sequence ATGATCTCAGCAGTTATAGATTGCGGCTACAATTCCTTTAGAATGGTAATTTACCAAGTTTTTCGTAATGGAACGTTCAGGATGATTGGTTCCTCTAAATCATATGTCAGAATAGGAGAAGGATTAAAGGAAGGAGACATTATCTCTGAGGAAAAGGTGGCGAAGGCAGAGAGGGCTTTTATGATTTTTAAAAGGATATTAAACGGTGTAAATGTCAATGAAGTTAAAATAGTTGCAACTAGTGCATTTCGATATGCGTCCAATGGTAACGAAGTTAGACATAGACTAAGTAAAATAATAGAAAATGAAGTCAGAGTGATTTCCGGGGAAGAGGAAGGGAGATATGCTGCCTTGGGTATCCTAAACACGCTCCCAATTTCTGAAGGGATATTCTTTGAATTAGGTGGAGGATCATTGGAAATAGCTGAAGTTAGCTCGGGAAACATAATCAGAGTACATCAGTTGCCAATTGGAGCGTTGAAGCTAGTTAACCTTCCAGAAAGGGAAATTAGGAAAAAAGTATCCGATGAGCTCTCTACTACAAGCATTAAAAAAGCAAATATCATAGTTGGTTCTGGAGGGAACGTTAGAGCACTAGCTAAACTTGACCTTAAGTTATCCTCTTTTCCAATTAAGTCAATACATGGTTATTCGCTCCCTTCTAAACAAATTAGTAAATACGCTTCCCTTTTACCTTCTCTAGATATTGATAGTAGACAATCCCTCCCGGGGATAAGTAAAGAAAGGGCTTTAACTATACATTCGGCATCAGTTATTATTGACGAACTTGTGAAATATTTCACTGGAAGTTATATAGTTGTCTCCCTATTCGGTATGAGAGAGGGAGTACTGACTGAAGGTAAGAGTTTGGATAAGATGAGTTGGTTGGAGGAAATATCATATTCTAATGCCATTGATCCTCCACCTATTGAGATCTTTAAGGAGGTTATAAGTGAGGTCGATAGTAAATATTCTTTCTATGTCGCGTCATCAGCTCTATTATCGTTAATCTTCAAGATGGTTGGATACTTCAATCCATTTAGGGCTTGTTATAGATTTATCAAGGAATCGGTTTTACCTGGCTTTACTCTAAATGAAGCGTTACTAGTTGGTTTGATTTGCGAGGCTGCTGGTGGGAAAGTTAAGAAGAAACAAGTTAAGTTACTAAAAGAGGATATTACCAAAAAAGAAATATTAAGTTTTGGAAACATAGTGAAGAGTAGTATTGATAAGTACATCGCTGGTGTGAGATTATGA